AGCTCTTCAAACCGCTAGGAACTAAACTCAGCTTCTCTTCGGCATACCATTCTCAATCTGATGGTCAGACAGAGAGAGTCAACAGATGTGTGGAGACTTACCTTAGGAGTATGTGCATGCAACAGCCAAGCAAGTGGAAGAAGTGGCTACCTACGGCAGAGTGGTGGTACAACACCAACTACCATACCAGTCTGCTAATGACCCCTTTCCAGGCTCTCTATGGGTACAAACCTTCACAACTCACTCTGTCACCTACAAAAACACTAGCTGCCGCAGTAGAGGATTGGACCAGAGAAAGAGTGGATTGGAATACTTTACTTAAGGAAAACTTGTTGCAGGCACAGAATAGGATGAAACAACTGGCTGACAAGGGAAGGACTGATAGGCATTTTGAGGTAGGAGACTGGGTGTACCTAAAGTTACAGCCCTATAGACAAACTTCTGTAGCTTTGAGGAAAAATTTGAAGCTATCTGCCAAGTATTATGGACCCTATCAGATTGAGCAGAAGGTTGGATCTGTGGCCTATAAACTTAAGTTGCCAGATGGATGTTCAGTGCACCCTGTGTTCCATGTTTCTCTTCTCAAAAAGTCTATCAATGGGCACCAAATCCACCCCACACCTCCCCCAAGCAACTGTAGAAGGGGAGTTCAGGGTAGCCCCCAAGGCCATTCTGGACAGGAGAGTTATATACAGGAAGGGGCATGAGGTTGAGCAAGTGTTGATCGAGTGGGACAACTTAGACAGGGATGACTCCACTTGGGAGGATTTGTCCTTTATTCAAGTGCAGTTTCCAGAACTGAATCCTAGAGACTAGGATTGTTTGAAGGGGAAGGCAATGTTATGTCCTGGCAATATCCAAGAAGATCATTTGTCGGTTGTGCCAAGCTGGCATCCTAGCTAGAGGAGTTGGTTGAGGAGTTAGTTAGAAGGAATCTTTTCTGTTAGCTGGTAGTTTATGCATGCATTGAGAACAATTGTATAAATAATCGAAGGATGTATTGGTTCGGTAGCTTAATGATCAATTACATTCTCATTCCATTTCAGATCATCTTTCCAaacattctctctctctctctctctctctctcaaatctGCTCATCTTCTTGTCTGCAATTTTCCTGATATCTCCTTGCTCAGGAAGTTAACCACAACACCGAAAATCCCCCCAAAAATCCTCTGCCCACTCCTTATTTTCTACGAATAAGTTAACTAATTTGAAGGGATGGTTTCCTATTACAAGTCAACTTCTTCaaggtttcttttttcttgagaATGACGTAGACTGCCCAAAAGGTAGGAAATCTCCATCAGCAGTCAATTGTTTTGGAATTTGATTTGGACTAGGAAACTGTCTAAACTCTTTCCCGATCTTCTGACCCACTTGCAAATCACTAGAAATTCTTAATTTTAAGCACTTTTCGTCCCAATTCCTGAAATTAACACAAAATATCAATTGTGAGTAGAATCAATCAAGTGAGGCTATATTTGgtataaataaaaggaaaaatataagcaaatatACCATCTAAATGTACCAGATCAATTGTACAAGCTGCTCCTTAGATATTTATGTATATCTATTTCTTTAGATCTATTATGTAATTGGTTTAAACTCATAACTAATGttgaaatttgacaaaaagagtcaaaaattttagatttaacatatatatatatgttaaaaCTCTTAGATCTgggaaaaaataacaaaaacaaaacaaaactctgACTAGGATAATTTTGGAGAGAAGAAAACACTTATTGGTAAAACATTAGGAGAGACAAAACTCTCATTAGTATACTTAGGAGAGACGTcattaaacataaaataaaaacagAGGAAGAGGAGAGGAAAGAAGACCTTGGTTTGAGACCAAGATCTCCTTTCTATGGAGGAAGAAAggtaaagaaaagattgaaattgatgagaaGGCAAAGAGAACCGCTgagtaaaaagaaaagaagccaAGACGTTTATTAGAATGGATTCTAATATTATATAATCAACCAATGATTACCGGAAATCCACAAATAAGCCCAACGCATCAGCAAGATATTTATTTCAAGATCTTAATtcaattttattaattcatttcAAAAAAATGTTTAAGCATGGTGTGAGACACGTTAGgagaatttattattttttgagagACAATAATCTCCCCAGTATTTTTTaaagaaacaaataaacaaCCATTTACTTTATAAATCAACCAATTGAGCATGCGTTCATTTGTCACTTCAAAGTTACCCTGCCACGTGAGGCACTGTGTATTCCATAGATGAATATAACCACTGGATTAGACTAATCTTTGGATGCGAAATATGGGCCATGTTTCGGGCTttaagagattgaatcttttagtattAGTTTAGTAGTTATTTTCCAGATTACTATTTTATTTGGTAGGAATGAGTTCGGTCCAAGatctcatgttgagttggatctgATTTATAAAGTCTAGACtcactattacttaagttggttaattagcttttattgggttgtgttgggccagcttaaagccttcattgggtCGATTATAAGCTGTCCATTAGTTAGCCTTAACTGCGATTAGTGAGTCATTAGTTTAGTTGTCAAGTCGAATGAGGAAACTTACATTGTTTCCAACTTAGATTAGGTTTGCTtctttgtaaggctataaacAGCCAAGCTTATGATAATTTCAGTTAGTAAGACAATTATGaatgaaaattgagagtttcatttctttcttgttccttgggaacgttccttgatacaaagtgagtcgAATCTCCTTTGTTCAAGTCTTGGCTTATCAAGCAAGAATCACACTTGCTTGTGGCGCCATTTTACCAACATCATAAGTTCCTTTAATCTTTTCTTGAGCGTTAAGAATTATTCTTAGTTCTCATCTAAGGGATGGGTTCCGCACAATCAAACCTTGGAGTCACGTGTCTAGATCCTGTTTGTTGGAATACGAGTTCGCCAAGCACGGTTGGGTTcgtatcatctggtatcagagccaggttgaCAACTTCCAGGTTATATCCTTATTGTTCTTCGTGTTTCTTTGTGTCATACGtgaatctggaaaaaaaaatcgtactgttcatcattactgttcatccgaagaaaaataaatatatttctgTGTTATCTTTTGTGTTCTGTGTCtagtcccaaaaaaaaaaaaatcttgagccGTTAGGGTTCTTGTTGATCTTGTCGTCGTGTCTTTTGTTGGTCAAGTGATACAATCTGTCCGAattgtttctttcttgtttgtGGTTGTTCTTTTTGTTCCAGCAACTTGTTATATTGTTGTTCTcatggttaagtcaaaatctgagtcaaaaaaaaaacaaaacaaaacagaaatttgTTTGGTCGTTAGGAGTGTCTAGCCATcaacttgttgttgttgttgcattcaaaaaaaaaacaaaaagaaggggAAGAAGACAGCGGCTAACCTCATTAAATTCTTGGAAATCTAGATCAAGAATTGAGtttcttggaattcttggttgtttacacaacaatcttgaaattcttgaagctttggttgagatttttgaaaccttgaaaccctaaaatctgCCTTGAACCAAAACCCGTGGGATCTTGGACTGTTGGGTGTGAGAAAACATCTTCAAATTGTGTtcttgaaatctggaaattaacTCCTCGAATTCTTGAACAAATCTTGAAGTTTGTTGGGgtttgggaaccaaatcttgaaCAAAACAAAGCTGccaaaagaaattccagcagCAAACCCTAGCCTTTTTCAAGTTCTTGGctgattacaaaaaaaaaaaaaaaatgaagaagaaagagaggaacCATCAGCCACGAAATTGTCTTGTCAAACTCTAGAATTGAGCCTTAAGTGAAACCAAAACACCCCAAACGGCTGAAACCACAAAACAGCCTTCAACCTAATCCAAGTCCAAGTAGGATTGACTAGTTTGAACCGAATTGGACAAGCTGTCCAAGTTTCTTTCCAATTTCATTTTTGACAGCCTACAAATCCTTATTGGGATAGGAAAAGGGGGTTAACACCAGATTAGACCAAGAATAGTCCGCTGATCACCATTTCCAAATTGCAACAATAAGAACGGGTAGGCGACAAGCTCTTTAGGTGATTGTTCTTGAGTCTAATCTCTATAGTTTTCTTGAGTCAGTTGTTTAGCCtatattttccagaaattccagccaTACAAATTCGTCTTAAGGTCCAGGTTTAGTAtcccaaatttccagattttattGTCGGTCAATTGCTCATTGTTGTGTCATACAACTCGTACCTCTCAAATCAATCAGTTAAGCACTCTTCagcaaaatttccagctttatttGTTCCATTTTCTACCCTCAATTACTTCACTCCGAATTTGATTGAGCCACACTTGAGTGGGTTCTTGTGCGAAGCAAGTCGACTAGTGGGGAAAttcttctaatttcttcaagggaAGCAAGCGGGGCCTTGAGGACAAATTTGTGAGGACTATTTGAGGGAAAAAATTAGAGTGAATACACGAGTAACGAGcgcatacacgtgagcttgtgtgttgTGAGGAATTCTTCTCTTTGCTAACCCATTTTGCAGGTCACTTAACCATGCCTCGTGGAGTTGCATCTCATTCATATCATCAAGAATTCTTAGAGAACGAGCCTCTTAAGAGGTTCCAAGTGAACTACTTCCAAGTACTCTAGTTCCACGCATTCAAGCTCCGAGCATTCATAACATGAGTTTCATTCACTTCAGGAGGAAATGGATCATTTTTGTGCCTTGTGCGTATATGAAAGATATAAGCGTACTTGTAATGAGTATGAGGAGGAGCAAAGGAGTTTGCGTCAAGCATCTAAGCCAAGGTTTTCATCAAGCAAACGAGCATCATCTAAGGAGTGTTGTGACAATCGAATCATGAATTCTCGAATTGAATCAAAGCCTCGTGAATCAAAGGCTGATTTCCGAAGCCGGACTAAAGAATTGGTTGACTCTATGATGGGAGAAATTAGCCAAGTGCTGAATTCATATTTTGAGCAACTTACTCATGTGTCAACCAATGGTGGTAAAGATGTTCCTTCTAGTCCACCGTTGATTGAAGAAGTATCTATGAATGCTAGCAATGAACTTGAGATTGAAAACCTTGAAGTCCTATCTACACAAGTTAGTTGTCATGAGCAAGTTGAGAAGGAAGGCAAGGGAAATAGTGCGCTGACTTTGGGCAACAATGCGAAGGCTTATTTTTcgaacgaacttacctttgttttgtttagcttttcttcttttatgcaggttaagcaaggagagattgAGTTAATCATGGCATGTTCTATCCCTAAATCCATTGgcgaatatcaaaattttcatggagtttgcgtcttaagtgttgtatccctttactaTCCATTGATATTCAACTTCGCCCATGAGCCTGCTttacttgttgggaggagtaatgaaGTTTCAAAGAGAGTTCTTGCACTTGAATCTTGTCCTTTGCCTCCTTAccattttgcaacaagtgtcCCAAGTGATGATCAATCTAATGAAGTCGATcatgttcaaagtgttcttcattttGTCATTTGCATTATGGAGGATCCAAGAAGATGTGACCTTGCTGCCAATGAACCATACATTTTACCTTGCATCATGGAActgaagctatatgcgttatcttcgaggagtcgtTGGGGTAAAGCCTTGAGTTTTCCATGGctgattgtgagcattttcaagctgaccaagagacatgtgcaccgaattataataatcatgacgtatgcaagtattaTTCAATCTAAGggagccaatatgtggagatttgaggtTTCAAACTGCCAACTCTTGTTAGTGCCATTCATTTCCAACcatgatttgaggacaaatctttttcaagaggaggggaatgatgcgaaatatgggccgcatatgggccatgtttcgagctgcaagagattgaatcttttagtaatagtttagtagttattttccagattactattttatttggtaggaataagtttggtccaagacctcatgttgagttggatccgatttatagagtttaggctcactattacttaagttggttaattagcttttattgggttgtgttgggccagcttaaagccttcattggttCGATTATAAGCTGTCCATTAGCTAGCCTTAACTGTGATTAGTGAGTCATTAATTTAGTTGTCAAGTCGAATAAGGAAACTTGCATTGTTTCCAACTTAGATTAGGTTTGCTtctttgtaaggctataaatagccaaactTATGATAATTTCAGTTAGTAAGAAAATTATGaatgaaaattgagagtttCATCTCTTTTTTGTTCCTTGGGAACAtcccttgatacaaagtgagtcaAATCTCCTTTGTTCAGGTCTTGGCTTATCAAGCAAGAATCACACTTGCTCGTGGCGCCATTCTACCAACACCATAAGTTCCTTTAATCTTTTCTTGAGAGTTAAGAATTATTTTTAGTTCTCATCTAAGGGATTCTAAGGGGGTTTAGGGTTCCGCATAATCAAACCTTGGTGTCACGTGTCTAGATCCTGTTTGTTGGAATACGAGTTCGCCAAGCACGGTCGGATTCGTATCATCTTTTGTTAATTAACCAATGATTATCAGAAACCCATAGATAAGACAAGACAAATGCATCAGCAGGATATGCATTTAAAGATCTTAAatcaatttaaaaaatttttagcaTCGGCTGTTACACGTTAGGAGATTTCGGAAATGCTTGACAGtcaaaagtatatatatatatatatataactagtTAGGTAAAAAGTCATTTCCCATTGAAAAAGATGGCGAATTAAGTAATTTAAAGAAATTGACTTTAGAGGCTATCCTCCCCCATTTATACTAAGGAGTGCTTATAAAATTATCAGTCTCAATTGTACTCTGCAGTGTAGGTActaacaaaataaatataaatagtaAATAATAAAAGTTGCGACTAATATAATAATATGTAAAAATAATCTCAATTAGCATGAAAATTTATTGTGTTTTTACTTGTTATTGTGTTAGCATGGTGTAGGACATGCTAGTGGTACCGCTTTGTTATTTACTGTGTTAACCGGTAATGGTCCTAAGGTTGCTGGCAGTGGTCCTAAGGTTGCCCCGGCAAGGCAATACTAAAATAATTGCAATTAATTTTGTTTGGATTACTATTTTaaacaattttttattataaaaaattataataatttaatatatataaaataaaaaataattaaaaaatacattcataaaaaatataaaaaaatttcttcaaaaaactacaattcgaacagggggcCCGTATCAGCCTCATCTTCAGCACCCTTCCAGCTCCGTAAAGAAACATAATCACCTACAGTAGTAGTCCAACGGGGTTAGCTCGTGAAAAGTAATTTACACTCTTATCTTAAACAATCCATGGGTTACATGATGATGAAACTACAGTAATCCATTTTTGACGAGTTTTAGCATCAATCATGACTCTTGGGTACAGTTAGCTGCGTTACAAACAATAACTCAAGTagggtcattcatttcattaatTAATATATTCTCTGCTTTTATAATCTTTCAAGTTGAACATTGTAATtggtttattactacttgatTTTAATATTCGCAAAATTCATGTAAATCATTAATTTATTGAAAGTACATACAATGAACACAAATCTGTACTAGTATTAAATTTTCTGTGGTAAACATAATAAAAATCTTACCGTTTACCTAAAAAAAGAGGATTGTTTAAATTGAAATTGATACTCGTAGCATATCTTTCGGAATTACTGATACTCCCTTCCTCTGTTCTAAAATATTTGTTATACTTTTCATTTTGAGATGTCATAAAATATTTGTCATGTTATAAagatcaaaaatatttttagccTCCATTCCCAATGTTGTCCTTTTTTCTATCCATACATATCttatattcaaattcaaaatttgaaatttagaggctaaaattaatatatatatatatatatatatatatatatatatatatatataaacatcaCAATTCAAGaactattttcaaaaaattggaGTTGCGAAAGCGACAAACATATTCGGACAGAAGAACAACTATTTACATCTCAATCAACGGAAGCAAAATAGTGTCGGCAGCAAAACGATATCTCAACCAACGGACGCAAAATAGTGTCGGCAGCAAAATAAGACATCTCATATTTGTTTCGTTCACATCTTGATGTTAACCATTAGCAGACTTAGTGGAGTATATTGCTCCAGAGGTCAAGGTACCTCTTTTCTGGCTGTGGTGCGTCAGTGATGCTTTACTTTGTTTatataagaagaagaagaaaatccaACAAAACCAACACTGAGTATTGCAAAGTTCAAACCATATTGTTTCATTGATAGAGTTCAATTTCCCAAATGTCAAGTCCATCAAGAAACATACACTTCACACCATACCATTCTTTCTAATACATGGTGAAACTCTTGGCCTGATGATGACCTATAGCTCCGAGGGTCAAGtttattttaactttatttataaaattatatatatatatatatatatatatacacacacacacatcagTTATTAAAGAGCAGCAGTATCAGGGAAGTCTTCCGGTATATCCTGTCTAATGTAGAGGTCCCACCTTGCAACAACCAGATCTGCTGCTACGGTCACCGGCTGGACGGTAGTATACCCTGTTGCATACACAAATCGATTGGTTCCTCCTACAATTGCCGTTTGATTGACGTCGGCAGACGAAATTCCCTTTAATTCCACAGTGCTACCACTGTACTCTCCGGTGGTGAAGTGAATACTTGCGAGAACCTGTATGGTGGTGCCATCAAGGGATACTACTCCACCAATGCCTTGTAAACGACCAACTAGTTGGGATTTGATTGAAGCGCTTCGTGTCAAGATATTATCAGCGACGTAAACACTTCCAAATTGGCTAAAGGACCAAGTTACGTTGCGGAGACCTGCAACTAGGAAAGCAGACTGACCAGCTCCGCTTCGAACTTCATGTTCGTACACCGTCAAATGTGTGACCGACGTCCTTGACTGTGCCAAGCTTGCTAGCAAAAACAGGCTGAGAATTTGGAGGGATGCTATGGCTAAACTCTTCGCCATTGTTTTGTTGCAGAAACAaaggaggagaagaaagaaggaaacgaGTTGGTGTGGTGTCAGGTACACAGCTAATGAGGAGTATTTATGGGACCGCAGTTGTGGGGAACAGAACGATTTCCTTTTTCAtaacaaaaaaatcaagaaaaaaaaaggaaaaaaagtctGTTACGTAACCGCTTTTCAATTGCAGCATTGGAAAATCCTTTTGTCACAATAGGTAACTTGGCGGTAGTTATAACATATAAATTTTAATGTACTAAAATTTATATTTGACTCCACTTATTGTGGCGTCTTAGCTCCGCTCCTGTGCCTACGCCTCTTAAATCCCAAGAATTTTCAAGGCCCCAAGCTCCAATTCTTGACCAATCCCCGGATTCATTGCACATTATTTGGTAGTGTCTGCATCTGTTAGATTAATTTTTGCCGTGAGAGTGCAGGCATTGCACAATGGAACTAGGACTGGCGATTGTAGAAGCCAAGGAACCCCTTGAAGTGGACAGGGAGTCGAAGTTTACTTCAAGTTGCCAACTATCATTTGAATCAGGCATCCAGTCAATGAAATTAAACAAAGAAAGACGGCCAGGCAGAGAGATACAACATCTTAGTCCCAGTATTAGTCCAAAAAACATGCTGAAAGTTTTGTTGTTATTTTCCATGTTTGAAGACTTTCTCGTTATTTTACTCCTTATTGTaaaatttgtagaaaaatttttgtGTACACGAGGGtttggaaaaattgaaaaacttttcttttttttttttccttttttttctctctttcctctttcttcttcctccccacACCAGATTTGCTCTTCCTCTTAATGAAGTATGAATTAATgaaggcttttttttttgggcgatGAGTGAAGGTTATTATTATAGGACTGTAATTATAGTACCGTCAAAAGGAATTGGAACTTCGTCTAAAACTCATGTAGAGAATTGTCAAAGACAAACCTACTTACCCAaagaaaaaattgttaaaaataaaCCTGAGTAACGTTTAAAATTAATACTAGTAATAAAATGCCACTAGTAATGGTAAAGCCGAGCCTCGGCTTTGACTACTCTCTGGCCATATAGAGCAGATAAGGGCGGATTGATATATTTATAGGCCTATAATGTTTCTTTGTTGCATTAGTCGCAGCCACAAGTTTCAATAGAGAAGAAATTTCTTTGCCTAGTCCGGTAAATTCTTGTGGGTTACTTGAGTGGTTAATAGTATAATTCTTTACAGGATAAAGCTCTACGACTTTTTTGCCTCCATGCATTGAATTTTAGAGTCACCCCACTTAAGATTACAACAAAGCCTAATTTCATAGTTCCACATGAATCAATCTTGAGCAGCAGAGGATATTATGGTTCTTTAATTGGTTGGTACGAACTTAAGACCTGCTTATCGtgatattttctttctttctggcCTTTGGACTTTTGCCTCGATGAAATTATAGTCAATTCTTGACTAATTAAATTGAAAGGATAAAAAAACTCTTCTCTCTCCCGTCTTTCTTCATCTCTCCCACAGGAGAGAGACCAAATCTGGTCTCTCCTAAGAAGTTTTATTCTCTTCTGAATTTTTCCTTGCGAGAGTTTTTTAGGTTTTTATCTTTGTGgaatttgagattttgtagatCTAGAATTTAGTTTCTCATATTTGCAATTTCTCCACTGTTGTCAGATCTAAATTTCTCTTTGGACTTAAACCAGTTTTAAATAGATTTGATTGTCAGCAGCCATGCACTGATGTATTGGACTACAATGATTCATTCGAATGGAAGATATATAGAAGCattaattttatctttatttgtattattttcatatatttattatatctATTGATTTCAGATCTATATATATCCGTGTCATGTTTGTTTGATGTATTTTCTGCCATTA
The DNA window shown above is from Coffea arabica cultivar ET-39 chromosome 5e, Coffea Arabica ET-39 HiFi, whole genome shotgun sequence and carries:
- the LOC113687402 gene encoding dirigent protein 2-like, which produces MAKSLAIASLQILSLFLLASLAQSRTSVTHLTVYEHEVRSGAGQSAFLVAGLRNVTWSFSQFGSVYVADNILTRSASIKSQLVGRLQGIGGVVSLDGTTIQVLASIHFTTGEYSGSTVELKGISSADVNQTAIVGGTNRFVYATGYTTVQPVTVAADLVVARWDLYIRQDIPEDFPDTAAL